In one window of Candidatus Cloacimonadota bacterium DNA:
- a CDS encoding serpin family protein: MIKNQIKRLMISTVLISIFCFSFGFADKISSKQLAKSNNDFALKLYDALKVDDENLFFSPYSISTALAMTYAGAKGKTKTEMAKVLEFHLSGDSLHAGFSQISSELNEIKKQGDVELSTANALWIEKSFSLLPNYKQLVNKYYNSEVFRTDFLKNSDNAVKQINNWVEEKTNDKIKNLLKPNNLSSLTKLVLTNAIYFKGLWDSQFDKRATRQLPFFISEKEKINTPIMFLKEKFKYAETENAQILEMPYMGKQLSMVIILPNEIEGIKKIGKIIKKEKLLEIQRYPQKVKVWLPKFTMTERYKLNKVFLKLGMKDAFDSRAANFSGMTGNEDLFISGIFHKAFIKVEEKGTEAAAATAVVMELKSAPPGKVTEFRADHPFLFYIQDNSTGSILFMGKVNRPSVESG, encoded by the coding sequence GCTCTGAAATTATATGACGCTTTGAAAGTTGATGATGAAAATTTATTTTTCTCACCCTATAGCATTTCCACTGCTCTCGCAATGACTTATGCAGGGGCAAAGGGAAAGACAAAAACGGAAATGGCAAAGGTGCTTGAATTTCATTTGTCCGGTGATTCTCTTCATGCAGGATTTTCTCAAATCAGTTCTGAACTGAATGAAATAAAAAAGCAGGGCGATGTGGAATTGTCAACTGCAAACGCTTTGTGGATAGAAAAAAGTTTTAGCCTACTTCCAAATTATAAACAACTTGTGAATAAATACTACAACTCAGAAGTATTCAGAACAGACTTTTTGAAAAATTCGGATAATGCTGTAAAACAGATCAACAATTGGGTCGAAGAAAAGACAAATGATAAAATCAAAAACTTGTTGAAACCTAACAATCTTAGTTCGCTCACCAAATTGGTTTTAACAAATGCAATCTATTTTAAAGGATTGTGGGATTCGCAATTTGATAAGCGGGCAACGCGTCAACTTCCCTTTTTCATATCCGAAAAAGAGAAAATTAATACTCCGATCATGTTTTTGAAAGAAAAATTTAAGTATGCAGAAACGGAAAACGCTCAAATACTCGAAATGCCTTACATGGGCAAACAACTTTCGATGGTGATAATTCTTCCCAATGAGATTGAAGGTATAAAAAAAATTGGAAAAATTATCAAAAAGGAAAAATTGTTGGAAATCCAACGATATCCACAAAAAGTGAAAGTTTGGCTTCCGAAATTTACCATGACAGAAAGATATAAATTGAATAAGGTATTTTTAAAATTGGGAATGAAAGATGCGTTTGATTCGCGTGCCGCAAATTTTTCCGGTATGACCGGCAACGAGGATCTCTTCATCTCCGGAATATTTCATAAAGCATTCATCAAAGTGGAAGAAAAAGGAACAGAAGCTGCCGCAGCAACTGCTGTAGTGATGGAATTGAAAAGTGCTCCTCCTGGAAAAGTTACAGAATTCCGAGCAGATCATCCTTTCCTTTTTTATATTCAGGATAATTCCACAGGGAGCATTCTTTTTATGGGAAAAGTGAATCGTCCCTCTGTGGAAAGCGGTTAG